The DNA segment GCAAGATCGGCCAGGAGATGGTGGTCGCGCTTGAGCAGGACGGCCTCTACGGCCTGCGTTGCCTGCCTCACTACTTCATGGGAATGGTCGCCGTGGTCGTCGTCGGAAAGCCACAGAATCTTGACGAGGCGAGGTCGGTCGAATTGACCGGCAAACCAAAGGCGGCATTCGAGAAGCTCCTCGCGCAGGCCGCTCAGCCGTAAGAATGCCCCTTGCAGGGATTGAACCGCGCCGGAATTGCCGCGCGGTTCAATACCCTTTCCTGTAGTGATGCCGGGATAGTCGGCCTTGTCTTGCCGGCCCCCTTCGATCCGGGCGATCCAGAGGTGCTTTCTGCAGCCAGGATCGATGTCGGCCAATAGTGAGTGCCTTCCGTCAGCCAGCCGTCCGCACATGCGGCCAGCGGAGAATGTACTTGCCGTTCCAGCCGGCCAGGAACGTCAGGAGCGCGACGCTGCCGAATTGCCAGATCAGGACCATGAGGCTGGCATCCTGGTAATGAAACAGCCTGAGGCCGAAGTTCGCGATCGCTGCGGCGGCCAATGCCCCAAGTGCCACCGTCAGCTGCGGCGCCATCGGCGTTCCGCGGCGCAGCATGACGGCCATCGTCACAGCCGGAACGGCGCCGACCATCACGATCGAGGGAAAGCAGATCCAGTCTGGATAGAATTGCCAGGTATCTTCGCCAAGGCGCTGCCAGGTCTCCAGACAACCCTGCCCTAGGCTCCCCAACCACACCGCAAGCGGCGGGACGGGAAGGAGGGCGAGTTTTCGGCTGTTACCGGGGATCACCAGGCAAAAAGCAGCGATCGCCGCGGCGACGGCCGTGGCAAGCGCAGCGGCCTGTTCGACCAGGAAGCGCACCTCGACCAACTTTTCCGCGAGATCGCTTCGCGGCGACATCAGCAAAACTGTGACTGCAATCGCGGGAGCTGCGATCGACAACCACTGGACCGTCCGCAGCCAAGGCGGCGGCAGCCGCCGGATCGGATCTGCGCTCATGGCCAGTCGTCGGATCAGGTCATTCGTTTCCAAGGTCACGCCTCATTGCTCAAGACGGTGCGCAGCGTTCTCAAGGCCCTGTGCATTGCCGCCTTGAGGGCACCAATCGTCATGCCGGTAACCGCGGCGGCCTCTTTCAGCGACATCTCGCGCAGTTTCAACAATTCCACGGCGTGTCGCTGTCCCTCCGGCAAATCACGGATTGCGCGCCGCAGCGCCTCCGGGTCTCCATAGGCATTCACGGGAATATTCGTATCACGATCCAGAAAGGTTTCGAGCGCCTGTTCGTCAGCCACTTCACGGGCCGATCGCCGTGCATGACGCCTTGCCGCATCGGCCATGCGATTGCGAGTGATGCCCAGCAACCAGGGAAGGAATGGGCGCGCGGGATCATAGGTCGCACGCCCGACATGCAGGGCAATCAGAACCTCCTGGACGATATCCTCCACATCGGACGGCTGGAGAAACGGCGATCGCCGCTGCACGACGTGGCGCAGCATGCACGCGATCTCGTTCAGCAATCGTGCATAGGCCGCCTTGTCACCGTCCTGCGCCGCTCGCATGAGAGAGGCAAGGCGACGGTCGCCTTCTGCTGCGCTCTTGCCGACTGAGATGTGCTCCGCCATAGCCGTCCTCGCCGCGCCAATCACTGGCGAGTTGCCGTTGGGTGCCTCCTTTAGGGTAACCTTCCTGCCACCTGCAACGAAATCAACGGAAATCAATGTTCGGTGAGTCTTGGCGACGGCGGGTTGGCGATACCGCCGTCCGGGCCCCAAGCGTAGCACACGGAGCTCTCCCTTCCAGGCGCGCCTTAGCGTAACTATCCGGCGCGCTGCAGCGAATTCGTTCTTGACGAGGAAGACGTCCGGAAGGCGAGCGCCGCGCGCAAGTGCAACGATTCAAAGTGCCACAGCGACCGCCGGGCGTCTGATAACGACGCTCGGCGCTGCAGGAGGATACGGCGATGAACATCTCAAGAAGCCTCTTTGCCATCTGCGCGGCATTGCTCTTTTCGGTGATGTCGGTTTCGCCTGCGAAGGCCGACGCACCGCGGCAATGGCAGCGCGAATGGCCGCGCACCGACTTCGCCCGCGCCACGGTGGATCTTGCGGAAATCGTCTCCGGCGGGCCGCCAAAGGACGGTATCCCCTCGATCGACAAGCCGCGGTTCGCGAGCGTGCGCAAGGTCAACGGCCTCGCCCCGAACGAGCCCGTCCTGTCGCTGATCCTCGGCAAGGATGCGCGTGCCTATCCGTTGCGCGTGATGATCTGGCACGAGATCGTCAACGACGTGGTTGCGGGCGTGCCGGTGACGGTGACCTATTGCCCCTTGTGCAACACCGGCATCGTCTTCGATCGTCGCCTTGACAGCAGAACGCTCGACTTCGGCACGACCGGAAAGCTTCGCCACTCGGATCTGGTCATGTACGACCGCCAGACGGAGAGTTGGTGGCAGCAATTTGGCGGCGAGGCCATCGTCGGCCAATTGGCGGGCCGGTCGCTGAAGATCCTCCCCTCGCGCCTCGAGTCCTTCGAAAGCTTTCGCGCGCGGGCTCCTGCCGGACGCGTGCTGGTACCGAACAATGCTCGCTTCCGCGCCTATGGGAGCAACCCTTACGTCGGCTACGACCAAGCGGCGCGGCCGTTCCTGTTCACCGGCAACCTTCCGGACAAGGTGCCGCCGATGATGCGGGTCGTGACTGTCGGCAGACAGGCCTGGACCCTGCCGCTGCTGCGCATCAAAGGCGTCATCACGGCCGGTGACCTGCGCATCAGTTGGCGGCCGGGACAGGCCTCCGCACTCGATACCGCGAACATTAGCCGTGGGGCCGATGTCGGCAATGTGGTGGTGCAGCGCGACGGCAAGGACGTGCCCCACACCGTGACGTTCGCCTTCGCCTTTTTCGCTTTCGAGCCAAACGGCACATTGCACACGGAAAAAGGGCCCGTGACGCAGTAGAAGAGCGGCGCCGAGCCCGAGGCATCATCGTCCTCCAAGGACATTCGCAAGGGCAATGGGAATGCTCACCCTCCCCCTTCCGACCAAGCAACCAGAGGGTTCACCTCAAGGTTTCGGCGCAATGATGCCGCGATAATAATCGTGATCGCCACCCTTGTATCTTTCCCTCAGGACACCGGGGGAATAGATGCGTTGGCCTTCGATACTGCCCGTCGGCGCGATGTCGATAGTCGGCGCAGGTGTCAGTCGCGGTACCAGTTGCGTTTGGCTCCGCGTGTCCGGACGATTATGCCGCTCGAGGCCCGGATAATAAGGGTTGCCCGCCATGGCCGGGGTAGCGACGCCAGCGAGCGCGGACGCGAGCACCAATACAGCGAGT comes from the Sinorhizobium garamanticum genome and includes:
- a CDS encoding sigma-70 family RNA polymerase sigma factor; translated protein: MAEHISVGKSAAEGDRRLASLMRAAQDGDKAAYARLLNEIACMLRHVVQRRSPFLQPSDVEDIVQEVLIALHVGRATYDPARPFLPWLLGITRNRMADAARRHARRSAREVADEQALETFLDRDTNIPVNAYGDPEALRRAIRDLPEGQRHAVELLKLREMSLKEAAAVTGMTIGALKAAMHRALRTLRTVLSNEA
- a CDS encoding DUF3179 domain-containing protein; amino-acid sequence: MNISRSLFAICAALLFSVMSVSPAKADAPRQWQREWPRTDFARATVDLAEIVSGGPPKDGIPSIDKPRFASVRKVNGLAPNEPVLSLILGKDARAYPLRVMIWHEIVNDVVAGVPVTVTYCPLCNTGIVFDRRLDSRTLDFGTTGKLRHSDLVMYDRQTESWWQQFGGEAIVGQLAGRSLKILPSRLESFESFRARAPAGRVLVPNNARFRAYGSNPYVGYDQAARPFLFTGNLPDKVPPMMRVVTVGRQAWTLPLLRIKGVITAGDLRISWRPGQASALDTANISRGADVGNVVVQRDGKDVPHTVTFAFAFFAFEPNGTLHTEKGPVTQ
- a CDS encoding NrsF family protein; this translates as MTLETNDLIRRLAMSADPIRRLPPPWLRTVQWLSIAAPAIAVTVLLMSPRSDLAEKLVEVRFLVEQAAALATAVAAAIAAFCLVIPGNSRKLALLPVPPLAVWLGSLGQGCLETWQRLGEDTWQFYPDWICFPSIVMVGAVPAVTMAVMLRRGTPMAPQLTVALGALAAAAIANFGLRLFHYQDASLMVLIWQFGSVALLTFLAGWNGKYILRWPHVRTAG